From Saccharomycodes ludwigii strain NBRC 1722 chromosome IV, whole genome shotgun sequence, one genomic window encodes:
- a CDS encoding uncharacterized protein (similar to Saccharomyces cerevisiae YPR128C | ANT1 | Adenine Nucleotide Transporter) has translation MTDSVLVHALAGATGGAASIALTYPLVTLTTNLQKRSEQRKNKSPDTTSDKNSSTKKSKNTITIKEKEQPKYEKKTTFEILKQMIKNKTAYNGLESCICGITLTNFVYYYFYEYCIQTILKSKVSKAALTSDRGKKQTLNTLESMVAGLIAGTITAVVANPFWLANTRMTTNLNSRNSRNTLQTIVGIVQHEGIGAIFKGLKPALVLVINPVIQYTVFEQLKNIVAKDDNVISPFMAFLLGALGKLAATGATYPYITLKTRMHLVKEKEQEGKEQEVKEQEGKDKRRNESTNDKRNDNSMFGMLIDIIKSEGLVNGLYRGICIKLTQSILTAAFLFFFKESFVRVILKLVKTTKKLRNS, from the coding sequence ATGACAGATTCGGTATTGGTTCATGCCTTGGCAGGTGCCACTGGTGGTGCTGCTTCAATTGCTTTAACCTATCCATTAGTCACCTTAACAacaaatttacaaaaaagaagtgaacagagaaaaaataaatcccCAGACACCACCTCTGATAAAAATTCTTCTACaaaaaaatccaaaaacaCAATTACAATCaaggaaaaagaacaaCCAAAATATGAGAAAAAGACAACatttgaaatattaaagcaaatgattaaaaacaaaaccgCATACAATGGTTTGGAAAGTTGCATTTGTGGTATTACCTTGACTaattttgtatattattacttctATGAATACTGCATTCAAACAATTCTGAAGTCCAAAGTTTCTAAAGCTGCACTAACTTCTGATAGAGGTAAGAAACAAACATTGAATACTTTGGAATCCATGGTCGCTGGATTGATAGCTGGTACTATTACTGCTGTGGTGGCTAATCCATTTTGGTTAGCCAATACAAGAATGACAACTAATTTGAATAGTAGGAATTCACGTAACACTCTTCAAACCATTGTTGGCATTGTCCAGCATGAGGGTATAGGTGCGATTTTTAAGGGTTTAAAGCCCGCCCTTGTTTTAGTAATTAACCCTGTTATTCAGTATACTGTGTTtgaacaattaaaaaatattgttgcTAAGGATGATAATGTTATTTCGCCTTTCATGGCATTTCTATTGGGTGCTTTGGGGAAATTGGCTGCTACTGGTGCTACTTATCCGTATATTACATTAAAGACGAGGATGCATTTAGTTAAGGAAAAGGAGCAAGAAGGAAAGGAGCAAGAAGTAAAGGAGCAAGAGGGAAAAGATAAAAGGAGAAATGAAAGCACAAATGATAAGCGAAACGATAATAGTATGTTTGGAATGTTGAttgatataataaaaagtgaGGGTTTAGTTAACGGATTGTACCGTGGTATCTGTATAAAATTAACTCAAAGTATATTAACTGCTgctttcttatttttctttaaggAAAGCTTCGTTAGagtaattttaaaattagttAAAACCACAAAAAAGTTGAGAAACTCCTAA
- the COI1 gene encoding Coi1p (similar to Saccharomyces cerevisiae YDR381C-A | protein of unknown function), translating into MTGTNSQIASLKTVAKGVGYLTAVGILSVFISKAIINRRRDEQFKPAVRSKGKLDNKKDTEDTDEDINEKYYANLANVKPGFPLPNQQSQQREQNESVNLPLQNKKENQRKSEFEGAGLSYLTRKRGDKLGFFSRWNVNSENDGDR; encoded by the coding sequence atgacAGGAACTAATAGTCAAATAGCTTCGTTGAAAACCGTTGCAAAAGGTGTAGGTTACTTAACAGCTGTTGGTATATTATCAGTATTCATAAGCAAGGCCATCATTAATAGAAGGAGAGATGAACAGTTTAAACCAGCAGTAAGAtcaaaaggaaaattagataataaaaaagatactGAAGACACCGATGAAGacataaatgaaaaatattacgCTAATTTGGCAAATGTAAAACCTGGCTTTCCACTACCAAATCAACAATCACAACAGCGAGAACAAAATGAATCTGTGAATTTACCAttgcaaaataaaaaagaaaatcaaagGAAAAGTGAATTTGAAGGTGCTGGATTAAGTTATTTAACTAGAAAGAGAGGCGATAAACTAGGATTTTTCAGCCGTTGGAATGTTAATTCAGAGAATGATGGTGATAGGTga
- the ARH1 gene encoding NADPH-adrenodoxin reductase (similar to Saccharomyces cerevisiae YDR376W | ARH1 | Adrenodoxin Reductase Homolog), which translates to MKSISIIGSGPSGFYTAYHLLKKSPIPLNITLWEKFPVPFGLSRYGVAPDHPEVKNCEETFTQFANAYTIPSGSNNLMHKFQFIGNVQIDSEKLFKLRSIQDCVILSYGCNNDKKLGIPGENDTLGVVSSRQFVNWYNSYPENACATPEQWKGSDFWKNVKNVAIIGNGNVALDICRVLLTSNIKQYWQNTDINQASTEAIKHVSNVKIIGRRGYEQSKFTNKEFRELWELEKYGIKGNIDSKYLSNVDESKLDRAGTRRLEMVKEYMKPFDQRTKKNYKKFKPPSTFTKFWEFDYMKTPVKINKDARNNRISSITLAINKVNEMNKFVIDNSKPCIDYPIDFLITSLGYKGVNIDELGCQKHLNNIKFAGDHLATNREGQVLSSVDNKPIPGLFASGWIKTGSKGVIVSTMIDSFTVGDEVIKYLQCSATSNQQASIIDLQNTVLDSTNYKPTTWFDWLKLDAYEKKLGNPRRKIINIADMLKIIGK; encoded by the coding sequence ATGAAATCTATATCGATTATTGGGTCGGGTCCAAGTGGATTTTATACAGCCTAtcatttgttaaaaaaatcaccTATTCCATTAAACATCACATTATGGGAAAAATTTCCAGTGCCATTTGGATTATCTAGATACGGAGTAGCACCTGATCATCCAGAAGTAAAGAATTGTGAAGAAACTTTTACACAGTTTGCTAATGCGTACACAATACCCTCTGGTAGCAACAATTTAATGCATAAATTCCAATTTATTGGAAATGTTCAGATCGATTCagaaaaattgtttaaacTAAGATCAATACAAGATTGTGTTATTTTAAGTTACGGGTGCAACAATGACAAGAAGTTGGGAATTCCTGGTGAAAATGATACTTTAGGAGTAGTTAGCAGTAGACAATTTGTAAATTGGTATAATTCATATCCGGAAAATGCCTGTGCTACACCTGAACAATGGAAAGGGTCtgatttttggaaaaatgtGAAAAATGTTGCGATAATTGGGAACGGTAATGTAGCTTTGGACATATGTAGAGTCTTATTAACTTCAAATATCAAACAGTATTGGCAAAATACTGATATAAACCAAGCTAGTACGGAGGCGATTAAACATGTATcaaatgttaaaattataGGTAGAAGAGGATACGAGCAAAGCAAATTTACTAACAAGGAATTTAGAGAGTTATGGGAGTTGGAAAAATATGGGATAAAAGGGAATATAGATTCTAAGTATTTATCGAATGTGGATGAATCCAAATTAGATCGTGCGGGCACAAGAAGATTAGAAATGGTTAAGGAGTACATGAAACCTTTTGACCAAAGAACCAAGAAAaactacaaaaaatttaaaccaCCCAGTACTTTCACTAAATTTTGGGAATTTGATTACATGAAAACACCAgtaaaaattaacaaagaTGCTCGAAACAACAGAATATCTTCTATAACTTTGGCCATTAATAAAGTAAACGAGATGAACAAATTCGTTATTGATAACTCTAAACCTTGTATCGACTACCCAATAGACTTTTTGATTACTTCGCTAGGCTATAAAGGTGTTAACATTGATGAACTAGGGTGTCAAAAgcatttaaataatattaagtTTGCAGGTGATCATTTAGCAACAAACAGAGAAGGTCAAGTTTTATCATCAGTGGACAATAAACCAATTCCAGGTCTATTCGCCAGCGGATGGATCAAAACAGGTAGTAAGGGTGTTATAGTTTCTACCATGATAGATTCCTTTACAGTGGGTGATGAAGTAATCAAGTATTTACAATGTAGCGCTACCTCAAACCAGCAAGCATCTATAATTGACTTACAAAATACGGTACTAGATTCCACTAACTATAAACCTACAACCTGGTTTGATTGGCTTAAGTTGGATGCATATGAGAAAAAATTGGGCAATCCTAGACGCAAAATTATCAACATTGCTGACATGTTAAAGATAATAGGAAAGTAG
- the RPP2B gene encoding ribosomal protein P2 (similar to Saccharomyces cerevisiae YDR382W | RPP2B | Ribosomal Protein P2 Beta) yields the protein MKYLAAYLLLVEGGNAAPTAADIKAVIETIGVEADSARIESLLKALDGKTVEELVAEGSTKLASVPAGGAAAAGGAAAGGAAAGEEAAAEEEEEAKEESDDDMGFGLFD from the coding sequence atgaaatacTTAGCTGCTTACTTGTTATTGGTTGAAGGTGGTAACGCTGCCCCAACTGCTGCTGATATTAAGGCCGTCATTGAAACCATTGGTGTTGAAGCCGACTCTGCCAGAATTGaaagtttattaaaagCTTTGGACGGTAAGACTGTTGAAGAATTGGTTGCAGAAGGTTCTACCAAATTGGCTTCCGTTCCAGCTGGTggtgctgctgctgctggtGGTGCTGCTGCTGGTGGTGCTGCTGCCGGTGAAGAAGCTGCTGctgaggaagaagaagaagctAAAGAAGAATCTGATGATGATATGGGTTTCGGTTTATTCgattaa
- the YRA1 gene encoding RNA-binding protein YRA1 (similar to Saccharomyces cerevisiae YDR381W | YRA1 | Yeast RNA Annealing protein), translating to MSANLDKSLDEIIDSKRRVSASTKRNVPRRGAPGPRRGAPGPRRVSKQVNDRRRVGGRPRIPGAAVNLPPSSLLDMAYSTRVSVEGLPKDISQDSIKEFFQTAVGGVQRVLLSYNEKGQSMGMATLTFTSNEKARKAVTTYNNSPIDGGKSRLKVQMIIDPTKKPLASRIGGAGAIGPVSRNVSNRGKLSSRLNRNGPRNNNMNNNNNNNNNGPKRSSRPPKRGNVNRGPKNEGKKSLEELDKEMAAYFDKN from the exons atgtccGCTAACTTAGATAAATCATTAGATGAGATTATTGATTCCAAAAGGAGAGTCTCTGCTAgtacaaaaagaaatgtaCCAAGAAGGGGTGCTCCAGGTCCAAGAAGAGGTGCTCCAGGTCCAAGAAGAGTTTCCAAACAGGTGAATGATAGACGTCGTGTGGGTGGCAGACCAAGAATTCCGGGTGCTGCTGTCAATTTACCACCTTCTTCCTTATTAGATATGGCTTATTCTACCAGAGTTTCTGTTGAAGGTTTGCCAAAAGACATTTCTCAAGATTCTATTAAA gaattttttcaaactgCTGTCGGTGGTGTTCAAAGAGTTTTGTTGAGTTATAACGAAAAGGGACAATCTATGGGTATGGCTACTCTTACCTTTACTAGCAATGAGAAAGCTAGAAAAGCGGTTACTACTTACAATAATTCTCCAATTGATGGAGGTAAGTCCAGATTAAAAGTACAAATGATTATTGACCCAACTAAAAAACCACTAGCCAGCAGAATTGGTGGAGCTGGTGCTATTGGCCCTGTTTCTAGGAACGTTAGTAATAGAGGTAAGTTATCTTCAAGATTGAATCGTAATGGTCCcagaaataacaatatgaataataataataataataacaataatggtcCAAAAAGATCTAGCCGTCCTCCAAAAAGGGGTAACGTTAACCGTGGTCCAAAAAATGAAGGTAAGAAAAGTTTAGAAGAATTGGACAAAGAAATGGCTGCTTATTTCGATaagaattag
- the LSM6 gene encoding U4/U6-U5 snRNP complex subunit LSM6 (similar to Saccharomyces cerevisiae YDR378C | LSM6 | Like SM) encodes MSSKNSTTSITTINDNESAASHFLANIIGKTVNVKLNSGLLYTGLLVSIDGFMNVALAQATECYEHSKNGALGQYNNDIFLRGTQVTYIGEA; translated from the coding sequence ATGTCCTCTAAAAATTCCACCACTTCCATTACGACAATAAACGACAATGAATCTGCTGCTTCTCATTTTTTGGCAAACATCATAGGGAAAACTGTCAATGTTAAATTAAATTCGGGTTTATTATACACCGGTTTATTAGTCTCAATAGATGGCTTTATGAATGTCGCATTGGCGCAAGCAACGGAGTGTTACGAGCATAGCAAGAATGGTGCCTTAGGTCAATATAACAACGATATATTCCTAAGAGGTACCCAAGTTACATACATTGGTGAAGCCTGA
- the BCS1 gene encoding bifunctional AAA family ATPase chaperone/translocase BCS1 (similar to Saccharomyces cerevisiae YDR375C | BCS1 | ubiquinol-cytochrome c reductase (bc1) Synthesis), translating into MSEPKTIIDTPETVDNVEEIKTTTGQFNSLVHQIMDNNPYFAAGGGLMLLGSALALARSGFKGLSSLLYRQLIVDLEIPSKDKSYLWFLQWMGQHPNRSSRHLSVETNFIQHDNGSVSTKFQLVPGPGNHFIKYKGAYILIKRERSGKMIDMTNGAPFETVTLTTLYRDRRLFDELLKEAKDLAFKSNEGKTVIYTSWGPEWRPFGQPKAKRLLPSVILDKGVAEGIVYDVKDFMKNGEWYFERGIPYRRGYLLYGPPGSGKTSFIQALAGSLDYNICIMNLAEANLTDDRLNHLMNNIPERSILLLEDVDAAFNHREQTAENGFKSGVTFSGLLNALDGVTSSEETITFMTTNHVERLDPAIMRPGRIDYKVYIGNATSYQIGQMFLKFYPGENELCEKFVKKATDLDVPISTAQLQGLFVFNKNSPENSLNMVETLKSPNHVFQ; encoded by the coding sequence ATGTCTGaaccaaaaacaattattgaTACACCAGAAACAGTCGACAATGTTGAGGAAATTAAAACCACAACTGGCCAATTCAACAGTTTGGTGCATCAAATAATGGATAATAACCCATATTTTGCTGCTGGTGGTGGATTGATGCTTTTAGGCTCTGCATTAGCTCTTGCAAGATCCGGATTTAAGGGGCTAAGTAGCTTATTGTATAGGCAATTAATTGTTGATTTAGAGATACCAAGTAAAGATAAATCCTATTTATGGTTCTTGCAATGGATGGGTCAGCATCCTAACAGGTCATCAAGACATTTAAGTGTGGAAACAAATTTTATACAACATGATAATGGGTCTGTTAGCACAAAATTTCAATTGGTTCCGGGTCCAGGAAACCATTTTATTAAGTACAAGGGAGCGTAcatattaattaaaaggGAAAGAAGCGGTAAAATGATCGATATGACTAATGGCGCACCATTTGAAACTGTCACTCTAACTACCTTGTACAGGGATAGACGTTTATTTgatgaattattaaaagaagcaAAGGATTTAGCTTTTAAAAGTAACGAGGGGAAAAcagttatatatacaagTTGGGGACCCGAATGGCGACCATTTGGTCAACCAAAGGCTAAAAGACTATTACCATCCGTTATTTTAGATAAAGGTGTAGCTGAAGGTATTGTTTATGATGTTAAAGATTTCATGAAAAATGGAGAATGGTATTTTGAAAGAGGCATTCCTTATAGGAGAggatatttattatatggCCCTCCAGGCAGCGGTAAGACAAGTTTCATACAAGCATTGGCCGGTAGTTTGGACTACAACATTTGTATTATGAATTTAGCAGAGGCTAATTTAACTGATGACAGACTAAACCACTTGATGAATAATATCCCAGAAAGAAGTATTCTTTTATTGGAAGATGTTGATGCTGCGTTCAACCACAGAGAACAAACCGCAGAAAATGGGTTTAAATCCGGAGTTACCTTTAGTGGATTATTAAATGCTTTGGATGGTGTCACTTCTTCTGAAGAAACAATAACGTTTATGACCACAAACCATGTTGAAAGATTAGATCCTGCAATTATGAGACCTGGTAGAATAGATTATAAGGTTTATATTGGCAATGCCACTAGTTATCAGATTGGACAGATGTTTTTGAAGTTCTACCCTGGTGAAAATGAGTTATgtgaaaaatttgttaaaaaggCTACGGATTTGGATGTTCCAATAAGTACTGCCCAATTACAAGGCttatttgttttcaataaaaatagccCAGAAAATTCATTAAATATGGTGGAAACTTTAAAGTCTCCGAATCATGTTTTCCagtaa
- the IAH1 gene encoding isoamyl acetate-hydrolyzing esterase (similar to Saccharomyces cerevisiae YOR126C | IAH1 | Isoamyl Acetate-Hydrolyzing esterase), whose product MSTLQYDKFLLFGDSITEFAFNTAFQEAQNFETNTPVHQQFSLGAALTNKYTRKLDIVQRGFSGFNSRWALKVLPQILSIENQQSGNGTGRIKMATVFFGSNDSCLGGHQKVEIKEYKENTIKLVRMLQDAKIKTILISPALFNAELWDPSKKEEVDSGYVRTNENFAKYAQACEEVGRELDVPVINLNTEFIKYAKENLNDDWTPMLCDGLHFSGHGYKCLYDVLLECIKNNYSEYHPDNLKYKLPNWRSIKDDASNLEF is encoded by the coding sequence ATGTCTACTCTACAATATGACaagtttttgttatttggCGATTCCATCACGGAATTTGCATTTAACACCGCCTTTCAAGAAGCTCAAAACTTTGAAACAAACACACCAGTCCACCAGCAGTTTTCTTTGGGTGCTGCTCTAACCAATAAATACACCCGCAAACTAGACATTGTTCAAAGAGGTTTTTCAGGTTTTAACTCAAGATGGGCCTTGAAAGTTTTACCTCAAATCTTATCAATCGAAAATCAACAAAGTGGAAACGGCACTGGTAGAATCAAAATGGCTACTGTATTCTTTGGTTCCAACGATTCCTGTTTAGGGGGCCATCAAAAAGTTGAAATCAAagaatataaagaaaataccaTTAAGCTTGTGAGAATGCTTCAAGATgccaaaattaaaactattttAATTTCGCCAGCTTTATTCAACGCCGAATTGTGGGATCCAtctaaaaaagaagaagtcGATTCTGGTTATGTTAGAACTAATGAAAATTTCGCCAAGTATGCTCAGGCCTGTGAGGAAGTGGGCAGGGAGTTAGATGTTCCTGTTATTAATTTGAATACAGagtttataaaatatgccaaggaaaatttaaatgacGATTGGACTCCGATGTTATGTGATGGTTTACATTTTTCTGGACATGGGTATAAATGTCTTTATGATGTCTTGTTAGaatgtattaaaaataattattccgAGTATCATCCTGATAATTTAAAGTATAAATTACCTAATTGGAGGAGTATTAAAGATGATGCAAGTAATTTagaattttaa
- the ORT1 gene encoding Ort1p (similar to Saccharomyces cerevisiae YOR130C | ORT1 | ORnithine Transporter), with the protein MTDALMDIICGSAAGALGKLIEYPFDTVKVRLQTSPSEMFPNTWSCIQSTFRNEGFFKGFYQGVGSPLVGAMMENAVLFLSYNQCYNYINNNYGTMSNNDNSNTFKISPILNTVISGSFAGSCASYVLTPVELVKCKLQVSNLQKDKGNPTTILATIKQVIRERGIKGLWKGQSSTFFREVLGGAVWFTTYEVSKQYFTKNKNKNDIKTWQLLSSGAAAGAAFNISTFPIDTIKSMVQIDFNLTITKAIKTILTEKGGIPGFYRGLGITIIRAVPANAVVFYTYELLSSKMIPKSTFVESAK; encoded by the coding sequence ATGACTGACGCTTTGATGGATATAATCTGCGGTTCAGCAGCTGGCGCATTGGGGAAACTAATCGAATACCCATTTGATACAGTTAAAGTAAGATTGCAGACTTCTCCATCTGAAATGTTCCCGAACACATGGTCATGTATTCAAAGTACTTTTCGAAATGAAGGGTTTTTTAAAGGTTTTTATCAAGGTGTTGGCTCACCATTGGTTGGTGCAATGATGGAAAATgctgttttgtttttgtctTACAACCAatgttataattatataaataataattatggTACTATGtccaataatgataatagcAACACTTTCAAAATATCCCCGATCTTAAACACAGTTATATCTGGTTCTTTTGCGGGAAGTTGTGCCAGTTACGTTTTAACTCCTGTAGAATTGGTTAAATGTAAATTACAAGTTTCTAACTTGCAAAAAGATAAGGGTAATCCAACAACTATATTGGCAACCATAAAACAAGTTATCCGCGAACGTGGTATAAAAGGGTTATGGAAGGGCCAAAGTAGTACATTTTTCAGAGAAGTTTTGGGTGGTGCTGTTTGGTTTACGACATATGAAGTttcaaaacaatattttaccaagaacaaaaataaaaatgatatcaAAACATGGCAGTTGTTGTCCAGTGGTGCTGCAGCTGGTGCCGCATTCAATATAAGCACTTTCCCTATAGATACTATTAAGTCTATGGTACAAATAGATTTTAACTTAACTATAACAAAggcaataaaaacaattttgaCTGAAAAGGGTGGAATTCCAGGATTTTACCGTGGTCTGGGAATCACCATAATAAGAGCTGTACCTGCCAATGCCGTTGTTTTTTACACTTACGAATTATTGAGTAGTAAAATGATACCCAAAAGTACGTTTGTGGAATCAGCAAAATAG
- the ATP17 gene encoding F1F0 ATP synthase subunit f (similar to Saccharomyces cerevisiae YDR377W | ATP17 | ATP synthase) — protein sequence MIAKRALSTLIPPKIVSVKNLGAAPNSKRISNVVSFYKTLPQGSAPVVKPSGVIGRYKAKFFDGDNASGKPLLHLAGFILVMGYTIEYLTHLRHHKEH from the coding sequence atgattgcTAAACGTGCCTTATCCACTTTAATTCCTCCAAAAATTGTATCTGTCAAGAATTTAGGGGCTGCTCCAAATTCCAAGAGAATTAGCAACGTTGTTTCATTTTATAAGACTTTGCCACAAGGATCTGCTCCAGTTGTTAAACCATCTGGTGTTATTGGTAGATACAAAGCTAAGTTCTTTGATGGTGACAATGCCAGTGGTAAGCCATTGTTACATTTGGCTGGCTTTATTTTAGTTATGGGTTACACTATTGAATATTTGACTCATTTGAGACATCATAAAGAGcattaa